From Nicotiana tabacum cultivar K326 chromosome 15, ASM71507v2, whole genome shotgun sequence, the proteins below share one genomic window:
- the LOC107781604 gene encoding low-temperature-induced cysteine proteinase-like precursor, giving the protein MATLSFTLTISLLLLLFLFFSTLSSASDMSILTYDENQHFRTDDEVMSLYESWLVEHGKSYNALDEKDKRFQIFKENLRYIDEQNSVPNKSYKLGLTKFADLTNEEYRSMYLGTKTSDRRRLLKNKSDRYLPKVGDSLPDSVDWREKGVLVGVKDQGSCGSCWAFSAIASVEAVNSIVTGDVISLSEQELVDCDTSYNDGCNGGLMDYAFDFIIKNGGIDTEEDYPYTGRDGRCDQSRKNAKVVTINGYEDVPENNEKALQKAVASQPVSIAIEAGGKDFQHYVSGIFTGKCGTAVDHGVVAVGYGSENGMDYWIIRNSWGASWGEKGYLRVQRNVASSKGLCGLAIEPSYPVKTGVNPPKPSPSPPSPIKPPTQCDDYAQCPEGTTCCCVFEYYNSCFSWGCCPLEGATCCEDHYSCCPHDYPVCNVRAGTCSISKNNPLGVKAMKHILAEPIGAFINGGKKSSS; this is encoded by the exons ATGGCAACTCTTAGCTTTACTCTCACCATATCCCTACTTCTCctcctcttcttattcttctcCACCTTATCTTCCGCTTCCGACATGTCCATCTTAACCTACGATGAAAACCAACACTTTCGAACGGACGATGAAGTCATGTCCTTGTACGAGTCATGGCTAGTCGAACATGGAAAATCGTACAACGCCTTAGACGAAAAAGACAAGCGGTTTCAGATCTTTAAAGAAAACCTAAGATACATAGATGAACAGAACTCTGTTCCAAACAAGAGTTACAAGCTTGGTTTAACCAAATTTGCTGATCTGACTAACGAGGAGTACAGGTCCATGTACTTGGGTACTAAAACCAGTGATCGTCGCAGGTTGTTAAAGAACAAAAGCGATCGGTATCTTCCTAAAGTTGGGGATAGCTTGCCGGACTCAGTTGATTGGAGAGAGAAAGGTGTTCTTGTTGGAGTTAAGGATCAAGGAAGCTGTG GGAGTTGTTGGGCATTCTCTGCAATTGCTTCCGTTGAAGCAGTGAACTCAATAGTAACCGGAGATGTGATTTCACTATCGGAGCAAGAGCTGGTGGATTGCGATACTTCCTACAATGACGGTTGCAATGGCGGTCTTATGGACTACGCTTTTGATTTCATCATAAAAAATGGAGGAATTGACACTGAAGAAGATTATCCTTACACAGGCCGTGATGGCAGATGTGACCAGTCAAGG AAAAATGCCAAGGTTGTTACCATAAATGGGTACGAAGATGTtcctgaaaataatgaaaaggCACTGCAAAAGGCTGTTGCAAGTCAACCTGTGAGCATTGCCATTGAAGCTGGTGGCAAAGACTTTCAACACTATGTATCG GGTATTTTTACTGGAAAATGTGGAACTGCAGTGGACCATGGTGTGGTTGCTGTTGGATATGGTAGTGAGAATGGTATGGATTATTGGATTATTAGGAACTCTTGGGGTGCTTCTTGGGGAGAGAAAGGTTACCTTCGCGTTCAACGTAACGTCGCCAGTTCTAAAGGTTTGTGTGGATTAGCCATAGAGCCTTCTTACCCAGTCAAGACAGGCGTAAATCCCCCTAAACCTAGTCCATCTCCTCCATCGCCAATCAAGCCACCTACTCAGTGTGATGATTATGCTCAATGCCCTGAGGGTACCACTTGCTGTTGTGTCTTTGAATACTATAACTCCTGCTTCTCTTGGGGATGTTGCCCTCTTGAAGGAGCCACTTGCTGTGAAGATCACTACAGTTGTTGTCCGCACGACTATCCTGTTTGCAACGTTCGTGCAGGCACCTGCTCAATT AGCAAGAACAACCCACTGGGAGTGAAGGCAATGAAGCACATTCTTGCTGAACCAATTGGGGCCTTCATAAATGGAGGAAAGAAGAGCAGTTCTTGA
- the LOC107781603 gene encoding mannose-P-dolichol utilization defect 1 protein homolog 2 → MVELKFLGMDFGCALGSLSKGEFPEKDCLLPLISKLLGYAIVAASTTVKLPQILKILQHKSVRGLSVVAFELELIGYTIALAYCLHKGLPFSAFGEYAFLLIQAIILVAIIYYFSQPLGMKTWVKPLLYCAVAPTVLAGQIDPVLFEALYASQHAIFLFARIPQIWKNFKNKSTGELSFLTFFMNFAGSMVRVFTSLQEKAPMSVALGSALGVLMNGTILSQIIIYQKPTPQKEKKRD, encoded by the exons ATGGTAGAACTAAAGTTTCTTGGAATGGACTTTGGTTGTGCACTTGGATCCCTTAGCAAAGGTGAATTCCCAGAAAAAGATTGTTTGCTTCCTTTAATATCCAAGCTATTGGGATATGCCATTGTTGCTGCCTCCACTACTGTTAAACTTCCTCAG ATACTTAAAATTTTGCAACACAAAAGTGTTAGAGGGCTTAGCGTTGTGGCCTTTGAACTTGAACTAATTGGTTATACCATTGCTTTGGCATATTGTCTTCACAAAGGGCTTCCATTTTCAGCTTTTGGCGAGTATGCTTTTCTTTTGATCCAAG CTATAATTTTGGTTGCaattatctactatttttctCAACCTTTGGGAATGAAGACATGGGTGAAACCATTACT ATATTGTGCTGTTGCACCGACTGTTTTGGCAGGTCAAATTGATCCCGTTCTTTTCGAGGCTCTATAT GCTTCCCAACATGCAATCTTTCTTTTTGCAAGGATTCCACAGATATGGAAGAACTTTAAG AACAAAAGTACTGGCGAGCTGAGCTTTTTGACCTTTTTTATGAACTTTGCCGGTTCCATGG TTAGAGTTTTTACCAGTCTCCAGGAAAAAGCTCCCATGAGTG TTGCCTTGGGGTCTGCGCTTGGTGTACTGATGAATGGTACCATCTTAAGTCAAATTATCATATATCAAAAGCCGACGCCtcagaaagagaaaaagagagattAG
- the LOC142169757 gene encoding putative mitochondrial protein AtMg00860, translating to MGNFITAEGVSTDPQKVEAVKNWPLPTIIKQLRGFLGLTGYYRRFIREFGVISKLLTDLLKKDNFKWSPAGSTAFEQLKSALTQAPVLAFSDVNKTFMVEIDARGQGISVVLMQ from the coding sequence ATGGGGAATTTCATTACTGCTGAAGGAGTCTCAACAGACCCTCAAAAGGTAgaagctgtgaagaattggccccTACCAACTATTATTAAGCAACTGAGAGGATTCTTAGGTTTAACAGGGTACTACAGGAGATTCATCAGAGAATTTGGGGTTATCAGTAAGTTATTAACTGATCTTCTTAAGAAGGATAATTTCAAATGGTCACCTGCTGGCTCTACAGCTTTTGAGCAGTTGAAGTCTGCTTTAACTCAAGCACCAGTCCTAGCATTTTCTGATGTTAACAAAACTTTTATGGTGGAGATTGATGCGCGTGGTCAAGGGATAAGTGTTGTCCTCATGCAATAA